From Diospyros lotus cultivar Yz01 chromosome 4, ASM1463336v1, whole genome shotgun sequence, a single genomic window includes:
- the LOC127799270 gene encoding probable glutathione S-transferase produces MESQEVKLLGFWVSPFVHRVEWALKLKGVPYEYIEEDIFNKSPLLLELNPVHKKVPVLVHNQKVLAESFVILEYIDENWKQCPLLPQDPYDRAKARFWAKFAEEKILSDGAWRAARAKGDNREKALGSTIEALEKIEGELKGKGKFFGGESIGYLDLALGWISYMLPVWEDVGSIKIMDPTRFPATAAWMSEFVNHPAVKDSLPPRDKMIIYFEKRLKELEI; encoded by the exons ATGGAAAGCCAGGAAGTAAAGCTTTTGGGATTCTGGGTTAGCCCTTTTGTTCACAGAGTGGAGTGGGCTCTGAAACTGAAGGGCGTTCCATATGAGTACATTGAAGAAGACATCTTCAACAAGAGCCCTCTGCTTCTGGAGCTGAACCCAGTCCACAAGAAGGTTCCAGTCCTGGTTCACAATCAGAAGGTTCTGGCTGAGTCCTTTGTGATTCTTGAGTATATTGATGAGAACTGGAAACAGTGTCCACTGTTGCCTCAAGATCCCTACGATAGAGCCAAGGCCAGGTTTTGGGCTAAATTTGCTGAGGAAAAG ATTCTTTCTGATGGTGCATGGAGGGCAGCCCGTGCCAAGGGAGACAACAGGGAGAAAGCTTTGGGATCAACCATAGAGGCTCTGGAAAAGATAGAAGGTGAGCTCAAAGGGAAAGGCAAATTTTTTGGAGGGGAAAGCATTGGGTATTTGGACCTTGCACTGGGTTGGATTTCTTATATGCTGCCCGTTTGGGAGGATGTTGGCTCCATCAAAATCATGGACCCGACCCGATTCCCAGCCACTGCTGCGTGGATGAGCGAGTTTGTGAATCATCCGGCGGTTAAAGACAGCTTACCGCCCAGagataaaatgattatttattttgagaagcGCTTGAAAGAGTTGGAGATTTAA
- the LOC127799268 gene encoding probable glutathione S-transferase isoform X3 encodes MESQEVKLLGFWVSPFVHRVEWALKLKGVPYEYIEDDIFNKSPLLLELNPVHKKVPVLVHNQKVLAESFVILEYIDENWKQCPLLPQDPYDRAKARFWAKFAEEKILSDGAWRAVRAKGDNREKALGSTIEALEKIEGELKGKGKFFGGESIGYLDLALGWISYILPVWEDVGSIKIMDPTRFPATTAWMSEFVNHPVVKDSLPPRDKMVIYFEKVIKKWEI; translated from the exons ATGGAAAGCCAGGAAGTAAAGCTTTTGGGATTCTGGGTTAGCCCTTTTGTTCACAGAGTGGAGTGGGCTCTGAAACTGAAGGGCGTTCCATATGAGTACATTGAAGACGACATCTTCAACAAGAGCCCTCTGCTTCTGGAGCTGAACCCAGTCCACAAGAAAGTTCCAGTCCTGGTTCACAATCAGAAGGTTCTGGCTGAGTCCTTTGTGATTCTTGAGTATATTGATGAGAACTGGAAACAGTGTCCACTGTTGCCTCAAGATCCCTACGATAGAGCCAAGGCCAGGTTTTGGGCTAAATTTGCTGAGGAAAAG ATTCTTTCTGATGGTGCATGGAGGGCAGTCCGTGCCAAGGGAGACAACAGGGAGAAAGCTTTGGGATCAACCATAGAGGCTCTGGAAAAGATAGAAGGTGAGCTCAAAGGGAAAGGCAAATTTTTTGGAGGGGAAAGCATTGGGTATTTGGACCTTGCACTGGGTTGGATTTCTTATATCCTGCCCGTTTGGGAGGATGTTGGCTCCATCAAAATTATGGACCCGACCCGATTTCCGGCCACTACTGCGTGGATGAGCGAGTTTGTGAATCATCCGGTGGTTAAAGACAGCTTACCGCCCAGAGATAAAAtggttatttattttgagaaggtCATCAAAAAGTGGGAGATTTAA
- the LOC127799268 gene encoding probable glutathione S-transferase isoform X1, whose protein sequence is MESQEVKLLGFWVSPFVHRVEWALKLKGVPYEYIEEDIFNKSPLLLELNPVHKKVPVLVHNQKVLAESFVILEYIDENWKQCPLLPQDPYDRAKARFWAKFAEEKILSDGAWRAVRAKGDNREKALGSTIEALEKIEGELKGKGKFFGGESIGYLDLALGWISYILPVWEDVGSIKIMDPTRFPATTAWMSEFVNHPVVKDSLPPRDKMVIYFEKVIKKWEI, encoded by the exons ATGGAAAGCCAGGAAGTAAAGCTTTTGGGATTCTGGGTTAGCCCTTTTGTTCACAGAGTGGAGTGGGCTCTGAAACTGAAGGGCGTTCCATATGAGTACATTGAAGAAGACATCTTCAACAAGAGCCCTCTGCTTCTGGAGCTGAACCCAGTCCACAAGAAGGTTCCAGTCCTGGTTCACAATCAGAAGGTTCTGGCTGAGTCCTTTGTGATTCTTGAGTATATTGATGAGAACTGGAAACAGTGCCCACTGTTGCCTCAAGATCCCTACGATAGAGCCAAGGCCAGGTTTTGGGCTAAATTTGCTGAGGAAAAG ATTCTTTCTGATGGTGCATGGAGGGCAGTCCGTGCCAAGGGAGACAACAGGGAGAAAGCTTTGGGATCAACCATAGAGGCTCTGGAAAAGATAGAAGGTGAGCTCAAAGGGAAAGGCAAATTTTTTGGAGGGGAAAGCATTGGGTATTTGGACCTTGCACTGGGTTGGATTTCTTATATCCTGCCCGTTTGGGAGGATGTTGGCTCCATCAAAATTATGGACCCGACCCGATTTCCGGCCACTACTGCGTGGATGAGCGAGTTTGTGAATCATCCGGTGGTTAAAGACAGCTTACCGCCCAGAGATAAAAtggttatttattttgagaaggtCATCAAAAAGTGGGAGATTTAA
- the LOC127799268 gene encoding probable glutathione S-transferase isoform X2 produces the protein MESQEVKLLGFWVSPFVHRVEWALKLKGVPYEYIEDDIFNKSPLLLELNPVHKKVPVLVHNQKVLAESFVILEYIDENWKQCPLLPQDPYDRAKARFWAKFAEEKILSDGAWRAVRAKGDNREKALGSTIEALEKIEGELKGKGKFFGGESIGYLDLALGWISYILPVWEDVGSIKIMDPTRFPATTAWMSEFVNHPVVKDSLPPRDKMVIYFEKVIKKWEI, from the exons ATGGAAAGCCAGGAAGTAAAGCTTTTGGGATTCTGGGTTAGCCCTTTTGTTCACAGAGTGGAGTGGGCTCTGAAACTGAAGGGCGTTCCATATGAGTACATTGAAGACGACATCTTCAACAAGAGCCCTCTGCTTCTGGAGCTGAACCCAGTCCACAAGAAAGTTCCAGTCCTGGTTCACAATCAGAAG GTTCTGGCTGAGTCCTTTGTGATTCTTGAGTATATTGATGAGAACTGGAAACAGTGCCCACTGTTGCCTCAAGATCCCTACGATAGAGCCAAGGCCAGGTTTTGGGCTAAATTTGCTGAGGAAAAG ATTCTTTCTGATGGTGCATGGAGGGCAGTCCGTGCCAAGGGAGACAACAGGGAGAAAGCTTTGGGATCAACCATAGAGGCTCTGGAAAAGATAGAAGGTGAGCTCAAAGGGAAAGGCAAATTTTTTGGAGGGGAAAGCATTGGGTATTTGGACCTTGCACTGGGTTGGATTTCTTATATCCTGCCCGTTTGGGAGGATGTTGGCTCCATCAAAATTATGGACCCGACCCGATTTCCGGCCACTACTGCGTGGATGAGCGAGTTTGTGAATCATCCGGTGGTTAAAGACAGCTTACCGCCCAGAGATAAAAtggttatttattttgagaaggtCATCAAAAAGTGGGAGATTTAA
- the LOC127799268 gene encoding probable glutathione S-transferase isoform X4, with translation MESQEVKLLGFWVSPFVHRVEWALKLKGVPYEYIEDDIFNKSPLLLELNPVHKKVPVLVHNQKVLAESFVILEYIDENWKQCPLLPQDPYDRAKARFWAKFAEEKLFDAAWKAVYFKGDKREKALESTMEAVEEIEGQLKGKSKFFGGESIGYLDLALGWISYILSVWEDVGSIKFIDSTRFPATAAWMSEFVNHPVVKDSLPPRDKMIIYFDGARKKLEI, from the exons ATGGAAAGCCAGGAAGTAAAGCTTTTGGGATTCTGGGTTAGCCCTTTTGTTCACAGAGTGGAGTGGGCTCTGAAACTGAAGGGCGTTCCATATGAGTACATTGAAGACGACATCTTCAACAAGAGCCCTCTGCTTCTGGAGCTGAACCCAGTCCACAAGAAAGTTCCAGTCCTGGTTCACAATCAGAAGGTTCTGGCTGAGTCCTTTGTGATTCTTGAGTATATTGATGAGAACTGGAAACAGTGTCCACTGTTGCCTCAAGATCCCTACGATAGAGCCAAGGCCAGGTTTTGGGCTAAATTTGCTGAGGAAAAG CTTTTTGATGCTGCATGGAAGGCAGTCTATTTCAAGGGAGACAAAAGGGAGAAAGCTTTGGAATCAACCATGGAGGCTGTGGAAGAGATAGAAGGTCAGCTCAAGGGGAAAAGCAAATTTTTTGGAGGGGAAAGCATTGGGTATTTGGACCTTGCACTGGGTTGGATTTCTTATATCCTGTCCGTTTGGGAGGACGTTGGCTCCATCAAATTCATTGACTCGACCCGATTCCCAGCCACTGCTGCTTGGATGAGCGAGTTTGTGAATCATCCGGTGGTTAAGGATAGCTTACCGCCCCGagataaaatgattatttattttgatggaGCGCGCAAAAAATTGGAGATTTAA